Proteins encoded in a region of the Lycorma delicatula isolate Av1 chromosome 6, ASM4794821v1, whole genome shotgun sequence genome:
- the LOC142326556 gene encoding uncharacterized protein LOC142326556: MDVVNEEFESELFQHLKNTHLLFSLKILKGSIFPANSFEDYEDQAEKTALVWGVIADFFDNQTSTEVPEKIFKYMYPLTINIIFHKSWGKIKNFYKDHIYISLEKCLFYFIKNGSDTHKVVKHLINLVSNPWDDQSLIKIINNLEISKEETHELFYKENLFLLVTRIRFLIESRCEESALLLTNQVIKYFEISLKNWIVLYIRVFNIIINETEKFKLKKDEKNFKIHELKLSQCFLLLADSLQDFPEITRECVLTAFSLNPTEKCYEKLKNFNKNSTFPSKVSSSKSQRKVKDLGAIPPVTGGDMVRSLNYNPFTASSYILDSAELLKLPNDITSDLISTISYPRYKLLSWINDWPKLSSDCEKYMMHGTEMRCPVKDLLFLSLDYDRLY, encoded by the coding sequence ATGGATGTTGTTAATGAAGAGTTTGAGTCTGaactttttcagcatttaaaaaatactcatctgttattttcattaaaaattctaaaaggaTCAATTTTTCCTGCTAATTCTTTTGAGGATTATGAAGATCAAGCAGAAAAAACTGCCCTTGTTTGGGGTGTTATAGCTGATTTTTTTGATAATCAGACATCAACAGAGgtacctgaaaaaatatttaaatatatgtaccctcttacgataaatataatttttcataaaagttgggggaaaataaaaaatttttataaagatcatatttatatatctctagaaaaatgtcttttttattttattaaaaatggttctGACACGCATAAAGTTGTTAAACATCTTATTAATTTGGTGAGTAATCCTTGGGATGATCAgtcattaataaagataattaataatcttGAAATTAGCAAAGAAGAAACACAtgaattgttttataaagaaaatttatttttgcttgtaACTAGAATCAGATTTCTGATCGAATCTAGATGTGAAGAATCtgcattattattaacaaatcaagttattaaatattttgagatcTCTTTGAAAAACTGGATTGTATTATATATTCGtgtctttaatataattataaatgaaacagaaaaatttaaattgaaaaaagatgaaaaaaattttaaaatacatgaacTTAAACTGTCCCAGTGTTTTTTGCTACTGGCCGATTCATTACAAGATTTTCCTGAAATAACTCGTGAGTGTGTTTTAACAGCCTTTTCTCTTAACCCAACAGAGAAAtgctatgaaaaattaaaaaactttaataaaaatagtacatttcCCTCAAAAGTCAGTTCAAGTAAATCACAAAGAAAAGTGAAAGATTTGGGAGCAATTCCGCCAGTAACTGGTGGAGATATGGTAAGATCATTGAATTATAATCCTTTCACTGCTTCTTCATATATACTTGATTCTGCAGAATTACTAAAATTACCGAATGATATTACCAGTGATCTGATATCAACAATTAGTTATCCACGTTATAAATTACTTAGTTGGATAAATGACTGGCCAAAATTAAGTTCGGATTGTGAAAAATATATGATGCATGGTACAGAAATGAGATGTCCTGTTAAAGATTTGTTATTCTTGAGCCTTGATTACGATCGTCTTTATTAA